Proteins from one Pontibacter korlensis genomic window:
- a CDS encoding SDR family oxidoreductase translates to MKQVLLAGATGHLGRHLLRALKQQGFIVTVLARSEQKASALSPAPDRLLFADATHPDSLSGCCQGIDVVASAVGKSISLKDWSKTTFHEVDYQANYNLLQEAKAAGIQQFIYISAFSAEQHPELAYFKAHADFSEALKQSGISYTIVQPTALFSVFDEMTAMARKGMLGVIDSGAALTNPVFEGDVANVAVESIGGPSEVIPIGGKRIYSRLELAKLVGRAAGYEGRIIHAPKTAIKLLLPLVKLFSPSLCHTLAFLTKVSVENCVAPQLGEFTLEDYLKLPEKASKASA, encoded by the coding sequence ATGAAACAGGTACTTCTGGCTGGTGCCACCGGACACCTGGGCCGTCATTTGCTACGAGCACTCAAACAGCAAGGCTTTATAGTTACAGTTCTAGCACGTTCAGAGCAAAAGGCTTCTGCTCTCTCTCCTGCTCCTGATCGGCTACTATTTGCAGATGCAACACATCCAGACTCTTTGTCGGGTTGCTGCCAGGGTATAGATGTAGTGGCATCTGCGGTGGGGAAGAGCATCAGTTTGAAAGACTGGAGCAAAACTACTTTCCACGAGGTAGATTATCAGGCAAATTACAACCTCTTGCAGGAGGCGAAGGCGGCAGGAATACAGCAGTTCATATACATTTCGGCTTTTAGCGCAGAGCAGCACCCTGAGTTAGCTTACTTCAAAGCACATGCAGATTTTTCGGAAGCCCTAAAACAATCTGGCATCAGCTATACCATTGTACAACCAACAGCATTATTTTCTGTATTCGACGAGATGACAGCTATGGCCAGGAAGGGAATGCTAGGTGTGATCGATTCAGGTGCGGCCTTAACCAACCCCGTGTTTGAAGGAGATGTTGCCAACGTAGCTGTGGAAAGTATAGGGGGACCATCAGAAGTCATTCCTATCGGCGGTAAACGTATCTATAGCCGGTTAGAACTAGCAAAATTGGTTGGCAGAGCTGCAGGGTATGAAGGCAGGATAATTCATGCACCTAAAACTGCTATAAAACTTTTACTGCCTTTGGTAAAGCTGTTCAGTCCGAGCCTATGTCATACATTAGCATTTCTAACCAAAGTATCAGTAGAAAATTGTGTAGCTCCACAGCTAGGAGAGTTCACGTTGGAGGACTACCTGAAATTGCCGGAGAAAGCATCGAAAGCCAGTGCTTAG
- the ychF gene encoding redox-regulated ATPase YchF: MGLRCGIVGLPNVGKSTLFNAISNAKAESANYPFCTIEPNVGVITVPDERLQILEELVHPERVLPTVIEFVDIAGLVKGASKGEGLGNKFLANIREVDAIIHVVRCFEDPNIVHVAGQVDPISDKEIIDTELQLKDLESVDKKIQKVIRTAKSGDAKAKKEMAALEKYKAHLESGQNVRSLEVTEEEKEAVEDLKLLTEKPVIYAANVDEDSMLTGNQYSEVLKEHVKNENAQVVLISASIEAQIAELTDPEEKEMFLSEYGLQESGLNKLIRASYDLLNLITYFTAGVKEVRAWTIQKGWRAPQAAGVIHTDFEKGFIRAEVIKLEDYQKYGSEAKIKEAGKMAVEGKEYVVQDGDIMHFRFNV; the protein is encoded by the coding sequence ATGGGACTACGATGCGGTATTGTGGGTCTGCCAAACGTTGGCAAGTCTACCCTGTTCAACGCTATTTCTAACGCCAAGGCAGAGTCTGCCAATTATCCTTTCTGTACCATTGAGCCTAACGTAGGCGTAATTACGGTGCCAGATGAGCGCCTGCAGATACTGGAAGAACTGGTGCACCCAGAGCGCGTGTTGCCAACAGTAATAGAATTTGTGGACATTGCCGGCCTAGTAAAAGGCGCCAGCAAAGGCGAGGGTCTGGGCAATAAGTTCCTGGCCAACATCCGTGAGGTAGATGCTATCATTCATGTGGTGCGTTGCTTCGAAGATCCGAACATTGTGCACGTGGCCGGTCAGGTAGATCCTATTTCTGATAAAGAAATCATCGATACAGAGCTTCAGCTGAAAGACCTGGAGTCTGTCGATAAGAAAATACAAAAAGTAATCCGTACGGCTAAGTCTGGCGATGCGAAGGCAAAGAAAGAAATGGCTGCTCTGGAGAAGTACAAGGCACACCTGGAGAGTGGCCAAAATGTGCGCTCTCTTGAAGTAACGGAGGAAGAGAAAGAAGCTGTAGAAGATCTGAAGCTGCTAACAGAGAAGCCGGTGATTTATGCCGCCAACGTAGACGAAGACTCTATGCTGACAGGTAACCAGTACTCTGAGGTACTGAAAGAACACGTGAAAAACGAAAATGCACAGGTAGTGCTGATTTCGGCCTCTATTGAAGCGCAGATTGCTGAGTTGACTGACCCTGAAGAGAAAGAAATGTTCCTTTCAGAGTATGGCTTGCAAGAGTCTGGCCTGAACAAGCTGATCCGTGCTTCTTACGATCTGCTGAACCTGATCACCTACTTCACTGCCGGTGTGAAAGAAGTACGCGCCTGGACAATTCAAAAGGGCTGGAGAGCACCACAGGCTGCCGGTGTTATTCATACTGACTTTGAGAAAGGCTTTATTCGTGCTGAGGTAATCAAACTAGAGGATTACCAGAAGTATGGCTCTGAGGCAAAAATCAAAGAGGCTGGTAAAATGGCCGTTGAAGGCAAAGAGTACGTGGTGCAGGATGGCGATATCATGCACTTCCGCTTTAACGTGTAA
- a CDS encoding septal ring lytic transglycosylase RlpA family protein: MNLCSVVLIFLLSFFSGPATYTASGKASFYADRFHGHKTASGEPYDKNQLTAAHASLPFDTKVQVTNLNNGKTVVVRINDRMVSSRHRVIDVSKAAAKELDMVRSGTATVKVEALSETEAQQDTPFAVSEAESTTKQ, from the coding sequence ATGAATCTATGTTCAGTAGTATTGATTTTCCTGCTTTCGTTCTTTTCAGGACCGGCCACTTACACAGCTAGCGGTAAAGCCTCTTTTTACGCCGACCGCTTTCATGGCCACAAAACTGCCAGCGGCGAACCCTACGACAAAAATCAACTGACCGCTGCGCATGCCTCACTGCCTTTTGACACTAAGGTGCAGGTAACTAATTTGAATAATGGCAAGACCGTTGTTGTACGTATCAATGACCGAATGGTTAGCAGCCGCCACCGTGTGATAGACGTTTCCAAAGCAGCAGCAAAAGAGCTGGATATGGTACGTTCTGGCACAGCAACAGTAAAGGTGGAAGCGCTGAGCGAAACTGAAGCACAACAAGACACGCCTTTTGCCGTTTCAGAAGCAGAATCTACAACAAAGCAGTAA
- a CDS encoding DUF5103 domain-containing protein, with protein sequence MQKRTIYTYLLGSLLAVGTVACVPIEQQVQSSSSTQAQLRYEDFVYDESIQSVQAYVATGFEEEVLEPPVVALGQGTPVILEFDRLNAAPNRLVAKLIHCDANWTPSSLSDTQFLNEFNEFFITDAQNSVNTRVPYVHYQFRVPRVKLSGNYVLVVQEEGGKLLLTQRILVYQELVTVTSKLGAPLGPQGRETRQPVEFNVFYPDYELINPAADVKAVMRQNFRWDNAKRLARPTYIHDAQRRLEYVFFDPKELFKGLSEFRAFDTRSLNYNGIGVESINLQQSPILVDLQPDKSRNGLAYSQDPDINGRRIFGNRQYGNGDVNGDYTWVDFELKVSDNVPGEVYLQGDLTNWRETKEAKLSFDAERQAFTGRMLLKQGYYNYYYTLKQGSADPDESYFEGSHFETDNIYDILIYYRPPGSRADLLIGYDRLFFNRK encoded by the coding sequence ATGCAGAAAAGAACAATCTATACTTACCTGCTGGGCTCTTTACTGGCGGTAGGCACTGTGGCTTGTGTCCCAATCGAGCAACAGGTACAGAGCAGTAGTAGCACACAGGCACAACTCCGCTACGAGGATTTTGTATACGATGAAAGTATACAGTCGGTGCAAGCTTATGTGGCTACTGGTTTTGAGGAAGAAGTGCTGGAGCCACCTGTTGTCGCACTTGGCCAGGGCACACCTGTTATACTTGAGTTTGATCGCTTAAATGCTGCTCCCAACAGGTTGGTGGCAAAGCTTATTCATTGCGATGCAAACTGGACACCCTCTTCTCTCAGCGATACCCAGTTTCTGAACGAATTCAATGAGTTTTTTATTACCGATGCTCAAAATTCTGTAAATACACGTGTACCATATGTGCATTACCAGTTTCGGGTGCCACGGGTAAAGCTGAGTGGTAACTATGTGTTGGTAGTACAAGAGGAGGGAGGAAAGCTGTTGCTTACGCAGCGCATACTTGTGTATCAGGAGCTCGTGACGGTGACGAGCAAGTTAGGTGCACCGCTTGGGCCACAGGGTCGAGAAACACGTCAGCCGGTAGAGTTTAATGTGTTTTACCCGGATTATGAGTTAATAAACCCTGCTGCAGACGTCAAGGCAGTGATGCGCCAGAACTTTCGCTGGGACAATGCCAAACGCCTTGCCCGCCCTACCTATATCCACGATGCGCAGCGCCGACTGGAGTATGTTTTCTTTGATCCGAAGGAGCTGTTTAAGGGGCTGAGCGAGTTTCGTGCATTCGACACACGCAGCCTGAACTACAATGGCATTGGTGTTGAAAGTATAAACTTGCAGCAGAGCCCTATCCTGGTGGATCTTCAGCCGGACAAAAGCAGAAACGGCCTTGCCTACAGCCAAGACCCTGACATTAACGGAAGGCGGATTTTTGGCAACAGGCAGTATGGGAATGGCGACGTGAATGGGGATTACACATGGGTAGATTTTGAGTTGAAGGTATCAGACAATGTGCCTGGAGAAGTATACCTACAGGGCGACCTGACAAACTGGAGAGAAACAAAAGAGGCCAAATTAAGCTTCGATGCCGAGCGACAGGCTTTCACAGGGCGTATGCTATTAAAGCAGGGCTACTACAACTACTACTACACCTTAAAGCAAGGCTCTGCTGACCCGGACGAAAGCTACTTTGAGGGAAGTCATTTCGAAACCGATAACATCTACGACATCCTGATTTACTACCGCCCACCAGGCTCTCGCGCTGACCTTTTGATCGGGTATGATAGGCTGTTCTTCAACAGGAAGTAA
- a CDS encoding DUF3276 family protein — MEENNEKAEIYSQRVRAGKRTYFFDVKSTRSNDFYVTITESKRKFKDDSFSYEKHKIFLYKEDFVKFMEALQGTIDHVKSELLTEEALAALENPVSEKEASFDEELKWD, encoded by the coding sequence GTGGAAGAGAACAACGAAAAAGCAGAAATTTATTCCCAGAGAGTAAGAGCCGGGAAGAGAACGTATTTCTTTGATGTGAAGTCAACTCGTTCTAACGACTTCTACGTGACTATCACGGAGAGCAAGCGTAAGTTCAAAGACGACAGCTTCTCATACGAGAAACACAAGATCTTCCTTTACAAAGAAGACTTCGTGAAGTTCATGGAGGCGCTTCAGGGAACTATTGACCACGTTAAATCCGAGCTCTTGACAGAAGAAGCACTTGCTGCACTGGAGAATCCTGTAAGCGAGAAAGAAGCCTCTTTTGATGAAGAACTTAAGTGGGACTAA
- a CDS encoding transposase codes for MMSIFKDHRMSVSQLLEPIPEQYLAQLSLQSSVGHASGRKAVQYTVAFDGVLPCSAQAFSERSYNSEEVALSHLVWQHARKEAGHKNLYVLDRGLQSAQSLAAFEAQQVRFVCRVKENRKYERKANLLEPGQQTDLGEGVLRSDQLVRLYCGKPIHNKKGNIQYRESLLEQDFRLLIVESKQDPKQRYWLLTNALQMPAEEVAKAYRRRWDMEVFFRFFKQELNLSHLVSLNQNGIEVMLYMTLIVAMLLLIYKQANAIGYKTAKRRFAMEVRNLAIAIIVAECGGDLGKLFKT; via the coding sequence ATGATGAGCATATTCAAAGACCACAGGATGAGTGTGAGCCAACTGCTGGAGCCTATCCCCGAGCAATACTTGGCGCAACTCTCCCTTCAAAGCAGCGTAGGTCATGCCAGCGGCAGGAAGGCCGTCCAATACACCGTGGCCTTTGATGGGGTGCTGCCCTGCAGCGCCCAGGCCTTCAGCGAGCGCAGCTACAACAGCGAGGAGGTGGCCCTGTCCCACCTGGTCTGGCAGCATGCCAGGAAGGAGGCTGGCCACAAAAACCTGTATGTGCTGGACCGGGGCCTGCAATCGGCCCAAAGCCTGGCGGCCTTTGAGGCGCAGCAGGTGCGCTTTGTCTGCCGGGTGAAGGAAAACCGCAAGTATGAGCGCAAGGCCAACCTGCTTGAGCCAGGACAGCAGACAGACCTGGGCGAAGGGGTGCTGAGGAGCGATCAGCTCGTCAGGCTTTACTGCGGCAAGCCCATCCACAACAAGAAAGGAAACATCCAGTACCGGGAAAGCCTGCTGGAGCAGGATTTCCGCCTCCTCATCGTGGAAAGCAAGCAGGACCCAAAGCAGCGCTACTGGCTGTTGACCAATGCCCTGCAGATGCCTGCTGAAGAGGTAGCCAAGGCCTACCGGCGCAGGTGGGACATGGAGGTGTTCTTTCGCTTCTTTAAGCAGGAGCTCAACCTGAGCCACTTGGTCTCGCTCAACCAAAACGGCATAGAGGTGATGCTCTACATGACCCTGATTGTGGCCATGCTGCTGCTTATCTACAAACAGGCCAACGCCATTGGCTACAAAACGGCCAAACGCAGGTTTGCTATGGAAGTCAGAAACCTGGCCATTGCCATCATTGTGGCAGAGTGCGGTGGGGACTTAGGCAAACTCTTTAAAACATAA